A window of Hevea brasiliensis isolate MT/VB/25A 57/8 chromosome 14, ASM3005281v1, whole genome shotgun sequence contains these coding sequences:
- the LOC131173386 gene encoding disease resistance protein RPV1-like: protein MASTSSSAPPCKYDVFISFRGKDTRYGILSHLFEALQGKQINAFLDEELRKGEEISPALLKIIQESSVSIVIFSENYADSAWCLDELVEILKCREESGQIVLPVFYKVDPTEVQDLTGNFGKALAMHGEKGNSQKVDSWKRALMEVSNFAGWDLQEIKYEAKLVEGIVNDVLNKFSDMSKGDDSYDLNLIGIKLRVEEVERLLNEKQIVGIWGMGGIGKTTIAQEVFHRNKNKFDGHCFVENVRETMTKQSSNSVRVKIIQQLLRDKHVDSLNDSTRRRLKSKKVLIVFDDVEDRNHLKDLAGECDLYGEGSRIIITSRDSHVLNSDFSEKGVYEVEKLIDSQSMELFSLHAFNQNLPKEKYLELSKKVTIYARGNPLALKVLGSHLFRRTIKEWESELEKLEGKSLKKIQDVLKTSYDGLEKSEQEIFLDIACFFKGKNKDGVQRILKACGFYPESGIPRLIEKSLITISNGAVDMHDLLEQMGKDIVNEECKQLGRHSRLWNYEDINHVLITETGTENVEAISFRPVGRGILKLLKLSATAFAKMCNLRLIEVCTMWNKVFLPKNFEFCAQALRCLYWDHYPLESLPLNFWPKNLVELQMRFNNLIQLWNGGDKPLENLKLMDLSCPDNLIGIPDLSSFAPKPGVFIFGRMCEFG from the exons ATGGCTTCTACATCTTCATCAGCCCCTCCCTGCAAGTACGATGTTTTTATTAGTTTTAGAGGCAAAGATACCCGTTATGGTATTCTCTCCCATCTCTTTGAAGCTTTGCAGGGAAAGCAAATCAATGCCTTCTTGGATGAAGAACTTCGTAAAGGAGAAGAGATCTCACCAGCTCTCTTGAAAATAATCCAAGAATCCAGTGTCTCAATAGTCATTTTCTCTGAAAATTATGCAGATTCTGCATGGTGCTTGGATGAGCTTGTTGAGATACTTAAATGCAGGGAAGAATCAGGACAAATAGTCCTACCAGTTTTTTACAAAGTAGATCCCACTGAGGTTCAAGACCTGACAGGGAATTTCGGGAAGGCACTTGCTATGCATGGAGAAAAAGGCAATTCACAGAAGGTGGACAGCTGGAAGCGTGCTTTGATGGAAGTAAGCAACTTTGCAGGATGGGATTTACAGGAAATCAA ATATGAGGCCAAATTAGTTGAGGGAATTGTCAATGATGTTTTGAACAAATTTAGTGATATGTCTAAAGGTGATGATTCTTATGATCTCAACTTGATTGGAATTAAACTGCGTGTGGAAGAAGTGGAACGGTTGTTAAATGAGAAGCAGATTGTAGGAATTTGGGGGATGGGAGGCATTGGTAAAACAACTATTGCACAAGAAGTATTTCATCGAAACAAGAATAAATTTGATGGTCATTGTTTCGTTGAAAATGTTAGGGAAACAATGACAAAGCAATCATCAAATTCAGTGCGAGTCAAAATCATTCAACAATTATTAAGGGACAAACATGTAGACAGTTTGAATGATTCTACTAGGAGAAGGCTTAAGAGTAAGAAGGTATTGATTGTTTTTGATGATGTAGAGGATCGAAACCATTTAAAAGATTTAGCAGGAGAGTGTGATTTGTATGGTGAGGGAAGTAGAATCATCATAACTAGTAGAGATTCACACGTACTTAATTCTGATTTTTCAGAGAAAGGCGTATATGAGGTTGAGAAGTTAATTGATTCTCAAAGTATGGAACTCTTTAGCTTGCATGCCTTCAACCAAAATCTTCCTAAGGAAAAATATTTGGAGCTATCAAAGAAGGTGACAATCTATGCTAGAGGCAATCCACTAGCTCTTAAAGTTTTGGGATCTCATTTATTTCGCAGGACGATAAAAGAATGGGAAAGTGAATTGGAAAAATTGGAAGGCAAATCTCTTAAGAAAATTCAAGATGTTTTGAAAACAAGTTATGATGGGCTAGAAAAGAGTGAACAGGAAATATTTCTTGATATTGCATGTTTCTTCAAAGGGAAAAATAAAGATGGCGTTCAGAGAATATTAAAAGCATGTggtttctatccagaaagtgGAATACCTCGTCTAATTGAGAAATCTCTTATAACTATTTCAAACGGTGCGGTAGATATGCATGACTTGTTAGAGCAAATGGGCAAGGATATTGTTAATGAGGAATGCAAACAGCTTGGAAGGCACAGCAGGTTGTGGAATTATGAAGATATTAATCATGTATTGATAACAGAAACG GGAACCGAAAATGTTGAGGCCATATCGTTTCGTCCGGTTGGGAGAGGTATTTTGAAGCTTTTGAAGCTAAGTGCCACGGCCTTTGCGAAGATGTGCAATCTTAGACTCATCGAAGTATGTACAATGTGGAACAAAGTGTTCCTTCCTAAAAACTTTGAATTTTGTGCACAAGCACTAAGATGTCTTTACTGGGATCATTATCCTCTGGAATCTTTGCCGTTAAATTTTTGGCCAAAGAATCTTGTAGAACTTCAAATGCGTTTTAACAATCTCATACAACTGTGGAATGGAGGAGATAAG
- the LOC131173387 gene encoding disease resistance protein TAO1-like, with product MDLNYSDDLIRIPNLSSIAPNLEFLYLEGCKSLVETPSLQNLSKLTELHLSDCCKIKDCPEIPCNIRILKLDGTGIEQLPSSIKHLSQLVILSLDQCTALESLPSSIGNLKRLEELHLAECSRLVTIPSSIGELKCLEKLFLPNCSNLASLPESIKQLSKLKRLNLRSCERLKSLPGLPSCLELLRANDCRSLESASISFNFLEHDDENEEADRSEHENEEAHKSESEDCKFLNFSSCVKLNKKVMEDVFEAHLLGQKVTLLMAGGEVPERMRYKNKGSSLSFKLDLRHLIAFSFCVVLRPSRFIHFPRFEVDFIWESGNRRERNAFNLYSDKVVANWNAGPYSSDSSHMLLSFNGLRTRFDEEFFVKASFCFIDNHLWPEIMECGVHPIYRRDKRRSRNEKHQDDEECQSLLQILEDK from the coding sequence atggaCCTCAACTACTCTGATGACCTGATCAGGATTCCGAACCTGTCTAGTATTGCCCCAAATCTCGAGTTTTTATATTTGGAAGGATGTAAGAGCTTGGTTGAAACTCCCTCTCTTCAAAATCTGAGCAAGCTTACTGAACTTCATCTAAGTGATTGCTGCAAAATCAAAGATTGTCCAGAGATTCCGTGTAATATAAGGATTCTAAAATTAGACGGAACTGGAATAGAACAACTGCCCTCATCAATTAAGCATCTGTctcaacttgtcatattgtccttGGATCAGTGTACAGCACTCGAGAGTCTTCCAAGCAGCATTGGCAATTTGAAACGTCTTGAAGAACTTCATCTAGCTGAATGTTCAAGACTCGTGACTATTCCAAGCAGCATAGGCGAGTTGAAATGTCTTGAAAAGTTATTTCTCCCGAATTGCTCAAATTTAGCAAGTCTTCCTGAAAGCATCAAACAACTTTCGAAGTTGAAACGGCTTAATTTAAGAAGTTGCGAGAGACTTAAAAGTTTACCAGGGCTTCCATCATGCTTAGAATTATTACGTGCAAATGATTGCCGCTCTCTGGAATCTGcatcaatttctttcaatttcttagaACATGATGATGAAAATGAAGAAGCAGATAGAAGTGAACATGAAAATGAAGAAGCACATAAAAGTGAATCTGAAGATtgcaaatttcttaattttagtaGTTGCGTCAAATTGAATAAGAAAGTAATGGAGGATGTTTTTGAAGCGCACCTGTTGGGTCAGAAAGTTACATTATTGATGGCAGGAGGTGAAGTGCCAGAAAGGATGAGGTATAAGAATAAAGGATCCTCGCTTTCCTTCAAACTTGACCTTCGTCACTTAATTGCCTTCTCTTTCTGCGTTGTTCTTCGTCCCAGCCGTTTTATTCATTTTCCTCGATTTGAAGTGGATTTCATATGGGAATCTGGAAATAGGCGGGAACGTAATGCGTTCAACTTATATAGCGATAAGGTCGTTGCGAATTGGAATGCAGGTCCGTATAGTTCGGACTCATCACACATGTTGCTTTCATTCAATGGATTGAGGACACGTTTTGATGAAGAGTTTTTCGTTAAGGCCTCATTTTGCTTCATCGATAACCATCTCTGGCCGGAAATTATGGAGTGTGGGGTCCATCCTATATATCGTAGAGATAAAAGGAGAAGCAGAAATGAAAAGCATCAAGATGACGAGGAATGCCAATCACTTCTTCAAATATTGGAAGACAAatag